From Sphingobacterium bambusae:
TGTAAAATACATCTTGTCATTCCAAGCGCGATTTTCAATACCGGGATCTATCGTTCCTACGGTGTAGGTATAGGTATAATTTTCCGGATTATACTGGTAGCGGTTCACCACCTTTCCGGCCTTCAACCTACCTTCGATACGGATAATGCTAGCCTTTCGTCCTAAGGTCTGTGCAGCAATCATCCAGCGGCGCGTATCAAAGTAACGATGCTCTTCGTAGGCCAACTCTACACGGCGCTCATTGCGGTACCGTGTGCGCAGGGCTTCTCCAGCATCGGTCACTGCCGGCATTCCCGCACGAAAACGAATTCTGTTGAGCCAAAGTAAAGCTTCTGCTTCCTCCCCCAGTTCAATACAGGCTTCCACATAGTTTAAAACTGCCTCCGTGTAGCGCAACAATGGCCATGGGATCCGTTGCCTCGTATTCTGGTCAATGATCGCCGGATCGGCATCCACAAATTTGCGGTAGTAGTAGCCCGTGTACGAACCGTTCCAATCTTCAATGGGACTATTGCGGGTATCCAGCCCATACTGCACCACTTTTGCCCCCGCGTTATTCATCACTTCATATTGACCGGTCTGAATTTGGTTAAACGGATCCCGCGCCTTCACATCGTCGGTGCGCGGCTTCCAGTCGGCCCCATCATACAGGATCGTGGCATACAGCCGCGGATCGCGATTTTGATAGGGTGCCGCCTTGTGTGTCGCGTTATTCCAGTCAAAGCGCGTTCCATCGATCATTTCATAGTCGTCCACCAAAAGCTGTGTCGGCGTGTTGCCCGCCCAGTTATGGTAGCCGTTAGGCCCATTGTCGCGGCCTACCCAACCGCCGCGCTCATCCTTCAGGTCGTTGAAAAACCGCCCCAATATCAGATCGCTCTTGCCTGCGGCATCGCCCAGCTTGCTTCCTCCACCCATCGCAATCGCATTATAGTTGGCTTCTCCTTCTTCGGCTGTGGCTTTTTCGGTCAGGTCCAGCTTGTAGGCATATTCCGTATGGTCTAACACAGCCTTGGAAGCCTGCTTCGCCAGGTTCCATCGTTCGGCTCTACTGCCTGTGCTGTAGCCAATGAATGCGGCATCGGCATAGCCGTTTATCAAGGTAGATTTTGACTTTGCCGTTGCGTTGTCATGCAGGTCGCTGGCCGCATAGGTCAATACGCGTGCTTTGAGCGCCAGCGCCGCCACCTCGTTTACCCGGCCGTCTACCCGTGCCACCCCATCCAGTAGCAGCGCTGCCGAATCGCAGTCGTTCACGATAAAATCCACACACTCGGCATAGGTATTCCGCGGTAGCGAATGATCCGTATCTTCCAGATTAAAGGTAAAATCGATCAGCGGAACCGCACCATAGGTACGCAAAAGTTGCTGATAGAAATAAGCCCGCAAAAAATAGGCTTCGCCCAAAAGCTGGTTGGCACGTGCCGCATTATCAAACTGCGGTTCACGCAGGTTGCGGATCGCAATATTGCTGGCGCGTATCCGAATGTACATCTGCTCGTAGCTATAGGTATCCATTAATCGGCCTTGGTCGGCATCGTTTGCTCGCCCTTCGGTTACCGTGTTAATTCCCCGTCCGGGGTGTGTAAACAGGGCTTCATCCGTCAGTGATGCCATCTGCTCTTCATAAAAGCCGCCCACACCGAAGCCATTGTATATCTCAAAAACAAAGGCTTCCGCCAATGCGGCATTTTGCCACACAATCTCATTGGGCACTTCTTCCAGCGGTTGCGTGCTCACAAAATCATCGTTGCATGCTGTCGCCAATACCAGCGCCAGTCCAGCGCATATCATATATCTTAACTTGTTCATGTATTCCATCGTTTAAAATGATACCATCACCCCACCATTGATCAATCGCGCTTGCGGATAATATTGTCCAAGCTGATTGGTCGACTCGGGATCGTACACCTTCAATTTGCTCCAAGTAATTAGGTTCAACCCGCTTAAAAACACACGCAGGTTGCTGATCTTTATTTTCTCCAACACCGACGAAGGAAGGTTATAGCCCAGCTCCACATTCTTCAAGCGGATGTAATCGGTGCTGCGCAACCAGTAGGTATTGTTATTGGAGTAATATTGGTCGCTACGATCCGTGATGCGCGGATGTTCGCTGCTCGGATTATCCACCGTCCAACGGTTTTCATAGAAATCTAGCAAATAGTTACCGATGGCCCCCGATTCATCCGTGCCCACGCGCAGCTCTCCGCCCGTTGCTCCCTGAAACAGGATACTCAGATCGAAATTCTTGTAAGTCACCCTCAGGTTAATCCCGCCCTGAAAGGTGGGGTCAGTATTTTTATCACGGCGCACACGGTCGTTGGGCGTTATCTTGCCATCCCCGTCATAATCCACATACTTCATATCGCCGGGGCGCAGGTTGCTCGTAATATCGCCATAGTCGAGGCTGTTGGCATCGATCTCCGCTTGATCGCGAAAAACGCCATCATAGATATAGTATAGACCGGCATTGATGGCACGCCCTGTGCTCTGTTGCCATAGCGGTGCGCCCGGTGCTTCGTCCCAAAAGATAATCTTGTTTTTCGCATAGCCCCCGTTCACGGATACGCGGTAGCCCACTTCACCGATCTTATCCTGCCAGCCCACGTTAAATTCCCAACCCGAGTTATCTACCTTACCGATGTTTTCCGCCGGAAGTGTCATACCGCTACTGTGTGGTATGGAAGCATTACGCTGCCACAGGATACTTTCCCGACTATTGCGGAACACGTCAAACTCGGCATTCATTTTTCCGCCAAATAGCTGTAGGTCTATCCCCAAGTTGTAGTTATTGGCCACCTCCCAGGTGATGAAGCGATTCGGAACCCTACTTTCAAACAAGGATTTCACTACATCGCCGCCAATGATGTAACTCCCGAAGGCATAGGTCGAAAAATATTGGTATTCCTGCAGTTCGTCGTCGTAAAAAATATTGTCGTTACCCATCTGCCCGTAGGATGCCCGCAGCTTGAAGTAGTTTACCACCGGAATATTGTCTTTCCAAAACTTCTCCTCCGACACCAAATAGCCCAACATCACACCGGGAAAAAATCCATAGCGCGTGTTCTCCGGAAACATATACGAACCGTCATAACGCCACAGAAACTCCCCTATGTATTTTCGCTTATAGTTGTAGCCCACCCGTCCGAAGTAGTTCAAACGTGCACGTTCCCAGGCACCACCATTATTATCCTTCTCGGCATCGCCACCGGCAAAAAGGTAATCAATGTCGGTTGATAGGAAATATCGCCTAAAGGCGCTTAAGTAGTCGTTGCGAATGGTTTCGCGATTGACACCGGCGAGCAAGCTCAAGCTGTGGTCGCCAATGGTTTTGTCGTAGCTGAGCACCGCCCCCAAAAGCATATTGAGCTGGTCTTCGTCCTCGTGGGTCAAGCGCGGCTCTGCAGGCCCCCGGATGCCGCGCACCAATTGCGGCGTCACGCCATCATCCTCATAGGCTCCCTGCCAAGTGTACAGATACCAAGGAATCTCCCAATTTTTGGTTTTCTTAATATACTTATCCACCGACGCATTGAGCGATAGCTTCAGGCCTTCCACCCAAGGGTTCGTGATGTCTACCTGTCCGTTGGTTTGCAGGTAGTAGCGTTTGTCGCGGTTGTACCCCGTTTGATCGGTCGTTATCACGACTGGATTTTCACCATACTCAATATCTGGCCCCGGCATCCCATTGGGCCAAAAGGCAGGCATAGTCGGGTTTCCGCGCATCAGCATCCGAAAGATCGTCCCGGCGGTCTTCGTCGGGAAGTTACGATCCTCTTGCCTACCCAGCACGCCAAACTGTGTTTTGATGTAGGGACTGATATTGGCATCCAAGTTTATCCGGAAATCGTACTGCTGGTAACCGGTTGCAGAATTTTTGTAATAACCGTCTTGATTTTGGTATCCCATGGACAAGAGGTAGCGCATATCTTCTGTCCCGCCATCAATCTGTACATTATGCCGTTGCTGTGGCGACCAATTTTTCAACGTAGCCTTGTACCAGTCGGTATTAGGATGTCCCCAAGGATCGCTACCATCCGCGAAGAGTGTTTTATCTTCTGGCGTAAAGGGTGCCTCCAGCGTGGTTCCGTTGGGGCGCAGGTAGTTTCCATTGGTATTGAATCCGTTCAGGGCCGTAGACCACTCTGCCACCGGCAGTTTAAATATCTCCAGCTCGTTGCGCATCTCGGCATATTGGTTGGCGTCGGCCAGCTTAGGGATAACCGTAGGTTGCGAATAACCTTGATTAAAGGTGTACGACAATTTAGGCTTTCCGGTTTTACCACGTTTGGTGGTCACCAAAATAACCCCATTGGCGGCTCGAGCACCATAAATGGCGGCCGAGGCATCCTTCAGCACAGAAATATTTTCGATGTCGCCCGGGTTTAGGCGTTCAAAGCCTCCCTGCCGCGCTGGTATCCCATCGATCACAATCAGTGGGCCGCTATCGCCCAGCGTGTTGGATCCCCGAATTCGGATAGCCGATCCGTCGTAGCCAGGCTCTGCGCTGCCATTCGTGGCTATCACCCCTGGCACGCGTCCCGCAATAGCATTGGAAACATTCAGTGCGGGCGACTTTTGCAGCTCCTCGCCTTTCACCGCCACAACCGATCCCGTAACGGTCTCCCGCTTTTGGGTGCCATATCCTACCACGACCACCTCGTCAATATTGGCATTGGAGGTCAGTAGCAGCACATCGATAGATGCCCGGCCATTCACCTGTTCCGTTACCGGATCCATCCCTACCATATTGAAGTGCAGTTGCCCATTGGCGGGCACCTCGGGCAGTTCATAGTATCCCTTGGCGTCGGTGGTGGTGGCTAGGCTGGCGCCCACCACCGTCACGGTAACGCCCGGCACTCCTTCGCCGTTTTCTTGGTTTCGTACCACGCCCTTTACCGTAATTTTTTCCTGCTGTAGCTGTGCAGACAGGAGCTGGTGGTCTCCTGAAGCATACACGCTTTCACTGCGCAGGGAACCAAAACAAGTCAAGATGGACGTCCCTACATAGAGAAAACGCCGAAAATCTTTCTTGTAGCTTTGTGTTGTTCGCATAAGTATGAGTTTATGATGATTAGAAAAATGCAAAGAAATACACCGCTGTTCAG
This genomic window contains:
- a CDS encoding RagB/SusD family nutrient uptake outer membrane protein, translating into MNKLRYMICAGLALVLATACNDDFVSTQPLEEVPNEIVWQNAALAEAFVFEIYNGFGVGGFYEEQMASLTDEALFTHPGRGINTVTEGRANDADQGRLMDTYSYEQMYIRIRASNIAIRNLREPQFDNAARANQLLGEAYFLRAYFYQQLLRTYGAVPLIDFTFNLEDTDHSLPRNTYAECVDFIVNDCDSAALLLDGVARVDGRVNEVAALALKARVLTYAASDLHDNATAKSKSTLINGYADAAFIGYSTGSRAERWNLAKQASKAVLDHTEYAYKLDLTEKATAEEGEANYNAIAMGGGSKLGDAAGKSDLILGRFFNDLKDERGGWVGRDNGPNGYHNWAGNTPTQLLVDDYEMIDGTRFDWNNATHKAAPYQNRDPRLYATILYDGADWKPRTDDVKARDPFNQIQTGQYEVMNNAGAKVVQYGLDTRNSPIEDWNGSYTGYYYRKFVDADPAIIDQNTRQRIPWPLLRYTEAVLNYVEACIELGEEAEALLWLNRIRFRAGMPAVTDAGEALRTRYRNERRVELAYEEHRYFDTRRWMIAAQTLGRKASIIRIEGRLKAGKVVNRYQYNPENYTYTYTVGTIDPGIENRAWNDKMYFTSFHRDEINRNTKLVQNPGY
- a CDS encoding SusC/RagA family TonB-linked outer membrane protein; its protein translation is MRTTQSYKKDFRRFLYVGTSILTCFGSLRSESVYASGDHQLLSAQLQQEKITVKGVVRNQENGEGVPGVTVTVVGASLATTTDAKGYYELPEVPANGQLHFNMVGMDPVTEQVNGRASIDVLLLTSNANIDEVVVVGYGTQKRETVTGSVVAVKGEELQKSPALNVSNAIAGRVPGVIATNGSAEPGYDGSAIRIRGSNTLGDSGPLIVIDGIPARQGGFERLNPGDIENISVLKDASAAIYGARAANGVILVTTKRGKTGKPKLSYTFNQGYSQPTVIPKLADANQYAEMRNELEIFKLPVAEWSTALNGFNTNGNYLRPNGTTLEAPFTPEDKTLFADGSDPWGHPNTDWYKATLKNWSPQQRHNVQIDGGTEDMRYLLSMGYQNQDGYYKNSATGYQQYDFRINLDANISPYIKTQFGVLGRQEDRNFPTKTAGTIFRMLMRGNPTMPAFWPNGMPGPDIEYGENPVVITTDQTGYNRDKRYYLQTNGQVDITNPWVEGLKLSLNASVDKYIKKTKNWEIPWYLYTWQGAYEDDGVTPQLVRGIRGPAEPRLTHEDEDQLNMLLGAVLSYDKTIGDHSLSLLAGVNRETIRNDYLSAFRRYFLSTDIDYLFAGGDAEKDNNGGAWERARLNYFGRVGYNYKRKYIGEFLWRYDGSYMFPENTRYGFFPGVMLGYLVSEEKFWKDNIPVVNYFKLRASYGQMGNDNIFYDDELQEYQYFSTYAFGSYIIGGDVVKSLFESRVPNRFITWEVANNYNLGIDLQLFGGKMNAEFDVFRNSRESILWQRNASIPHSSGMTLPAENIGKVDNSGWEFNVGWQDKIGEVGYRVSVNGGYAKNKIIFWDEAPGAPLWQQSTGRAINAGLYYIYDGVFRDQAEIDANSLDYGDITSNLRPGDMKYVDYDGDGKITPNDRVRRDKNTDPTFQGGINLRVTYKNFDLSILFQGATGGELRVGTDESGAIGNYLLDFYENRWTVDNPSSEHPRITDRSDQYYSNNNTYWLRSTDYIRLKNVELGYNLPSSVLEKIKISNLRVFLSGLNLITWSKLKVYDPESTNQLGQYYPQARLINGGVMVSF